From the genome of Procambarus clarkii isolate CNS0578487 chromosome 81, FALCON_Pclarkii_2.0, whole genome shotgun sequence:
TTGACCACTCTTGTTCCAACCATTGACCACTCTTGTTCCAACCATTGACCACTCTTGTTCCAACCATTGACCACTCTTGTTCCAACCATTGACCACTCTTGTTCCAACCATTGACCACTCTTGTTCCAACCATTGACCACTCTTGTTCCAACCATTGACCACTCTTGTTCCAACCATTGACCACTCTTGTTCCAACCATTGACCACTCTTGTTGGCAAAAGtcaactttctaatgttttttggcagctttgtttcaatAGTTTGAACCTGTCCTTTCTTGAAATTGCTGCTTTAAACAATTTTTCTTGTCAATTTTGTCGATACATtacaattttgtatgtagtgatcaaatCACCTCTTTTTCTCTTATCTTCTAACttcggtatatttaatgcctatcTATCCTCTCCTTATAGCTCGTTTTTCAGTTCCAGGAGCCACATAGTTGCATGCCTTTGCACCTAATCCAGATCATTGCTTCTTGgggtatgggcaccatacaactgctgcattttCCAACTTTAGTTTTACATTTTATGTTATTCCACAATCTATAACATGCATTTGTGGAACCCAAGGTGCTGTCTGCGACAGATACCGAGGTATGAGTGATGGACCCAAGGTAACATTAGAGTATGGATGGAACTGCCATGtccattaattttttttaatttaaacacTAAACCcacacattaaaaaaaattaagataTGTCTGATCCATCCTGTTCTAGGATAGACTGAATTATCATCTGTGCATTTTACTACAGTATTATGGGGTTTTGTTACAAATATTATTTGAATGATATAATATGCAAGTCAAATTATTTGTCTATAAGTACATATACTGTATAATCAAATATGGTTTCCTCTAACCTACTAGCCTGTGTTTCAAATGACAAACCTCTCCACAAAAGATCAGTCTCGCCTATGGTgtaaatttaaataattaaatttataGTCAGCAATGATTTTATCGTTATCTTTTTAATAGTTCCCACACAGTTCCCATCCACAATAAATTCCTCCCAGATACCATTTTTCTGCTAATGACATACATCTCTTAAAATTTTGAACCCAATCTAAACTTCCCTGAAAATGCTGAATTCCCAATTTATGAGCCAAGCACCTTTACGTACTTTAAATTTGTTTATCACTGCCAGGTACTGTCAAACAATGTACTAAATGAGCATAAACCCCGTCCAGAGATTGCTTCTTAAGCAATTAAGATTTGATGCCATATGGTGTCATGTCTAACCTTTCAAAATTAGACTTTAGAACCAATATTACATATCTGAGTTATAAGTAGGATGTCTAAATGTATCGTAATATTCACAGAGGGTAAGATTCACTCTGGGGTTTCCAATGCCCATCCCGGGTACTGTATCTCAAAAAGTATCCGTAGTGTACGAGCAAAGAACATACAGCTGATGGACCAAATCATGGTATGATTTGAAAGTGTTCATATCATGCAAAACTTTGGTACTATAATGGCTTTTTTTCAGGGGGGGGGGCATAATGTAGTGCAGAGCTAATTTTGTTATTATAGTGTGCAGTACAGCATAGGGTCACAAATACTAGAATAAGTAACACTGATATCTTGGAGTTATATAATGTACTATATAGTGGCCTAATAGGCATTTGTTAAAGTAGTTTCAGTACATGTTGAAGAGGACTAGTCCTTCCGTGCAGTGTGGCAAATTGAGACTTGACAATGTGCTAGCCTGATGGTGTCTCAAATAAGAGTGCTGTACTGGTACtatattattatcattaataattttatcATGGTGTTATTTTGTGCCACACTACTAGCAAAATGTTTCTCTTTAATAAATAATTTCATGAATGTTAGAACACTATTACATATTTTGAAGAAAAAATGTAATTTATATTTCTACTTACACTGTAGTTTTTTACTAAAAGTACTTTTCAAATACTATTTGTTATTCCAAATAATTATTCCCTATTTATTATTCCAAAGGCATTTTAttcatattaaaaatatgaataaatATTTTTAGGACAATCTGCTAAGCCCAGAGAATTGGAAAATTGCATGGACAGGTTACAGTACCTAAGATCTACGTCAATTCTAAAAATGTTGTGAAATGTGAGCCCTTAGTgttttgtatatactgtactgtacaatatGATATGAATTATATAAAAAGTTACTGTAAATCAACTTCTTTCAAATCACATCTGGCACTGAGGGTATTTGACTTAACAGTACACTACTCTTTTGGCAagttaagtacagtactgtaataatttattaaactacagtattttacataaatatttgatttttttttttacactgtaCCATCCAAAATCCAGATTATTGTATATCATTCAGGACCCAATCCagatttacatgaaatttaaatttacgaATACAGGGGTACTGTAATCACCCTTTTTGACTATTTCTCACTAAATTTTCCAATCTTTTGGCAAATGATTCATGTTTTGGTGTATTTAGACAAATTATACATAAACAAATATTGTGCATGCATATAAAATTATGATGCAAAGATACCAAACTGTTTTTCACTTACCTTTTTTGAAGCATAGGCATGGCCCTCAAGTTTTAAAATGCTTATGGTTAGTGCCAGTCTTTCAGCTATAGACCAACAGCAATACAGCCTGTGATCCAGGGATTGTACCTTTGCTGAAGACCAAAAAGAGAACTGACTTTGAGAATGCAAGACActacaagaaagagaagaataaaTAAAATGATCAAGCAGCCGcacaatataaaaataaatataaatagggGTGACTGAAGAAAAACAAATGATATAAAATGTTATACTGTACATATGAAAAATCAGGACCTTCCAGAATTTAATAGAcagtgacaaagaaattagtgaaattcagAAAGAGCCATATAAAGACATGTTTAGCATCTGACAGGCAACTTGAAAGTTGAAGATCCTGACAGTTTCATGAAGAACATGCACAATTCAGACAATATACCTGATATTGCTAAAAAAATAGCAGCCTGGATAATCAAGTTATCCCCAAAGAAGCCTGTGCCCAAGACCAGGTTTGGGGAATAAACTTTCTAAACTGACTAcagtacaaataaaaaaaaaagaagcaAAAATCACAGGAAAACCACATCATCCAAATCCTCATACATACGTTTTATTTTTTTGCCATTACGCTTACCACTACTCTGCTCCCTTTTATAACAAGCCCTGGTTTTGATAATCAGTGATAAGAAAGTTCCTATTACCCTTGTCTATTATATCCATTCAACTTTTGCCGATTCATTATTGACTCgcaatcgagaattctgggttcaaatccagaaatggttgggcgcatttcttatcacctaatgggcctgttcaccttccagtaaatagatacctaggAGTTAGCCAACTTCTTGTGGGGAGTTGTATACTGGaaagggtcagtaattcaacctaggggggggggggggggagggggtgatataagcctaaatatatactgtatataggtACTGTACCTGTATATATGTTTAGGAGTaaacatatatactgtatacctgTATATATGTTTAGGAGTaaacatatatactgtatacctgtatacagtatatgtttAGGCTTGTACATATACACAGGTACTGTATACACTGATACATATACACTGGCTGTCCCTTGACAAAATGAGTTATGggtattattaattatatattaaaaaaaagccAGTGAAAATgcttcagtaaaaaaaaaatatgcttttgaacaatttataatacaatacagtACAAGCTAAAACATTTATAAAAGACAAATGCAACTTATAAAATTTATAATTGGACTAATAGTTCTAACATTATCCAGTATCCAAAGAGTGCACTGCCCTACAGGCTTGAATCTAACATCATGTCATCAGGTTACACATGAGTTCATTTAGACTAATTCTGAAATTACTGCAAAGTGCAATCTGGAATTTATCCAATGTGACCCGTCCTCCAATGATGTTTGGAACACGACAATACTCTACTACTGCACACTACTACTACTCTACTACTGCACACTACTACTACTCTACTACTGCACACTACTACTACTCTACTACtgcacactactactactacataaTATGGTAACCATTGAATACTACTAGGACTACTACCACAACTGTAATAAAATAAATAGTAATTAAAAACTATAACAAAtacttttgttcattaatatatacactagTAAACTAGTATTTAGTGTGTAAATACTttattcattgatgcatcacgctattgtgattgctGTGTGTAATGTGTAAATACTAGTACTGCTTGGATACTACAATTTATAAAGGAATGAAAATAAGACACTTGATGTCAGTATCATACGTAATAGATTGTATTGATATTACTACATCCTAAACAAAATACTTTAAATGCATTTTTGAGGTCACAGCTCAAGCAACAACTGGTTCTTGAACTCAGTTGAAAGTTAACTGTTCTAAATAGATATTTATTCTATTCAGCTTAGAGAAGTTTAATGACTTTACATTTATTACACTGCAATAAGTCGAATAATATGCAAGACCATCAGATATTTATTTGCATTTCAACtggaataataattaaaataatcttaaagcaaAATAGGAAATAACTTGTGGAGCAATCGAAGTCACAGCAAAGTACAGTATAAATCTCAATTGAATCACATGTCTACAGTAAGAGAATACTGTATCAAGAGAACTATAGAAAATAAATTTTCAATACACTAACAAAGATCATTTGTTAAAGAATATTTGAAGCTTAATATTACAGCAGTTGAAGTCATGAGCGACCCTTCTACTGCCTCAAAGTAGCCTGGATTGTTATATCCATATTATTAATGGTAAAATTTACAACTAGAAGGAATTTACACACTTTATACTCTACCAACATTCCATTTCTACATACAATTAATTGGCAGTGATTAAAGCAATATTAAGGTACACATTTTTATTACCAAAATATTTACACCTGCTCTAATTTTTCCTTTCACCGATTCACATTAAATGTTAATCTGAATTAAATGTAATTTAACAAGTTAAATCATTTTAACTTTCAAAATGGTTCAGATCAATTACCAAGTCTACTGAATACATCCGTCTTTAATAGTATCTTTTCTTCACTGACAATTTCAcctgtttttttgtttactttgacAATCTTCTTAACATACTTTTTGCCCAGAGAGGGGCTCGATGAAGTCGCAGCTGCTGACACAACAGTTCTACCAGGCAATGGCGTTTCTTTAGAGGTTGATGGTGATGCTTTCAATTTTAAATTACTGCTTTTTGAAGTTGATGCCTTCGTTTTCAAGCGACTGGAAGAGATGCTGCTCGACGTAGTAGACTTGGCTGGTGATTTTGATTTACGAGCTTCTGCAGTCTCCCTTGCAAATATTCCAGCACTAGTACATGAACTGTTTGATGTAATGCTTTGGAGTCCCAGTCTGCTTTTAATACCTGTCGTAGTATCTGCAGTCATGGTTGCAACTTTTGTTCCTCCTGGAATAGCTATGACCTTTTTTCGGGCAAAACTAGGCTTATCAAAACTGTCACTAGATGAATACTTTAGAATGCCTTGATATTCTAGTGGTTTACCGGGACTAAGTTCATGATCAGAAGCCCCTCCCTTTGTATTATCATCCTTGCTACCTAATCGGCCAAATACAGATGGTGATGATTTTTTATTAGATTCAGTGCCTGTAGCTGTGCGAATTATATCTTTACCGTGCATAGTGATTGTGATCTTAGGAGTTTCACTAGTAGTGCTCGTCACAGAATTATCACCTAAACggttaaaaactgaacttctcttgTTAGCACTCGACGAGTCATCATCTTCAACTGATCTTTTATTACCACTACTTAAACGTGCAGACAGGCTCTGAGAAAGACTGGAGTTACCATTAGGTGGAGATGGGGGTCCTTCTTTACGAACATAATGCTCTAGCATTCTAGATGCAGGTGTacttttcttacttgatgaatgTGATGCACTTGTATCATACTGAGGAGTTTGGGGGGATGAGGCCTGCAACACTCTCTGACGAGACAAATGACCAGAGAAAATCTTGGCATGTTTAAGTATTGCAATAATGTCACCCATTACCGTGATCCCCATATCACGCAAGTATTCCCTGTTCAGATCCATAAGCATATCTTGTTTAATACGATTGTCGGTGAAGATGATGGCATAATTAGTTGCTTCTCCCGCTGGGATTCCAGCCTCGGTGAAGAACTTTAACCAAGTTGATGTATCACTGATTGATGACATCTTGATTCACCTGAAAGAGAGAATTTAGAATTAGCATTGTACATCTTGCAATAGTTTTCTCCATTTGTTATGTAGCAGAAtacattttaatttatttttgtattggccATTATTAAAATTTTAGACAATACTGTTGGCTATCTGTTGTCATAAGAATGCACGAGATTGTGAAGTTACAGAAAAGTAAACAAGAGCCAATAGCCAACTGTTGTAACTAAAGTGATGTTGCTGCTGTATAGTTTATACAAACTGTATTGTATACGTCATACAGATTATACCCTATAATCATATGTCATatgactttgaaactactgatggttttaccACATACCACcaactcacttaacttgttccaaccattcaCAAACCGATTCAAAAGAGGGAACATTTGGACATCATTTCTGCACTTCGGCTTTCTTGTTTTAGACGTTACAGCTTTTAGAAATTCTTCCTTGTCAACTTTGTCAATTCTTATCAGAAGTGATAATCATATCTCCTCCTTTCCATTTATCTACTAGCTTTTGTTTAAAGCCTCAGTTCTTGTTTTTTTCAGGTCTGAAACCCTCTAGCATGTTTGTGAACCTTCTTAATTTTAGTGATTTGTCTTTTaagatatttacctgaatttacctgaggggatactagtggcctcaacgaggacaaaAAACCTCATcaccctgatgatcttttccagctgtattttaaaactcAGCAGAGATTTGGCATCTACAGCTTCGGCAGGTAGATGGTTTCATGGGTTTACAacccttgttgagcttgaacctgttgctcct
Proteins encoded in this window:
- the LOC123773079 gene encoding uncharacterized protein C19orf47 codes for the protein MSSISDTSTWLKFFTEAGIPAGEATNYAIIFTDNRIKQDMLMDLNREYLRDMGITVMGDIIAILKHAKIFSGHLSRQRVLQASSPQTPQYDTSASHSSSKKSTPASRMLEHYVRKEGPPSPPNGNSSLSQSLSARLSSGNKRSVEDDDSSSANKRSSVFNRLGDNSVTSTTSETPKITITMHGKDIIRTATGTESNKKSSPSVFGRLGSKDDNTKGGASDHELSPGKPLEYQGILKYSSSDSFDKPSFARKKVIAIPGGTKVATMTADTTTGIKSRLGLQSITSNSSCTSAGIFARETAEARKSKSPAKSTTSSSISSSRLKTKASTSKSSNLKLKASPSTSKETPLPGRTVVSAAATSSSPSLGKKYVKKIVKVNKKTGEIVSEEKILLKTDVFSRLGN